A section of the Mycobacterium sp. 3519A genome encodes:
- a CDS encoding esterase family protein: MCGVLLAALLPVFASIAVGTPTAAAYSRQGLPVEDLEVPSPSMGRNIKVQFQGGGPHSVLLLDGLRAQDDANGWDINTAAFEWFYQSGVSVIMPVGGQSSFYSDWYQPATGTSGTVTYKWETFLTQELPAWLAANKAQAPTGNAVVGLSMSGSAALTLAIWHPAQFIFASSLSGYLNPSMGLWPTLIGFAMKDAGGYSAANMWGPTSDIAWRRNDPMVNINTLVANNTALWIYCGNGVTSELDDGANFGNQYSAQVLENITLSTNKEFQQKYLAAGGRNAVFHFPTDGTHSWGYWGSQLQAMKPDLVRIISAPPPPPPPVVAPAPVPAPAVAVAPAG; encoded by the coding sequence ATCTGCGGCGTGCTCCTGGCGGCACTGCTGCCGGTATTCGCCTCGATCGCAGTTGGCACACCGACGGCCGCGGCCTATTCACGCCAGGGGCTGCCCGTCGAGGATCTCGAGGTGCCGTCGCCGTCGATGGGCCGCAACATCAAGGTGCAATTCCAGGGCGGCGGACCGCATTCCGTCCTGCTGCTCGACGGGCTTCGAGCCCAGGACGACGCCAACGGCTGGGACATCAACACCGCGGCGTTCGAGTGGTTCTACCAGTCCGGTGTCTCGGTGATCATGCCCGTCGGCGGGCAGTCCAGCTTCTATTCGGACTGGTATCAGCCCGCCACCGGGACTTCGGGCACGGTGACGTACAAGTGGGAGACGTTCCTGACCCAGGAACTGCCTGCCTGGCTCGCGGCCAACAAGGCGCAGGCGCCGACGGGTAACGCGGTGGTGGGGCTTTCGATGTCGGGCAGCGCCGCGTTGACGCTGGCGATCTGGCATCCGGCGCAGTTCATCTTCGCCAGTTCGTTGTCGGGTTATCTGAACCCGTCGATGGGGTTGTGGCCCACGCTGATCGGCTTCGCGATGAAGGATGCGGGTGGCTACAGCGCCGCGAACATGTGGGGGCCGACATCCGACATCGCTTGGCGCCGCAACGATCCGATGGTCAACATCAACACGCTGGTGGCCAACAACACCGCGTTGTGGATCTATTGCGGCAACGGTGTCACCTCGGAACTCGACGATGGCGCGAACTTCGGCAACCAATACAGCGCCCAGGTGCTGGAGAACATCACGTTGTCGACCAACAAGGAATTCCAGCAGAAGTACCTCGCGGCGGGCGGCCGCAACGCGGTGTTCCACTTCCCGACGGACGGCACCCACAGCTGGGGCTACTGGGGTTCACAACTGCAGGCCATGAAGCCGGATCTGGTGCGCATCATCAGCGCGCCACCGCCCCCTCCGCCCCCGGTTGTGGCTCCGGCACCCGTTCCGGCGCCGGCAGTGGCGGTGGCTCCGGCGGGCTAG